The Apium graveolens cultivar Ventura chromosome 11, ASM990537v1, whole genome shotgun sequence genome has a window encoding:
- the LOC141695858 gene encoding LOW QUALITY PROTEIN: uncharacterized protein LOC141695858 (The sequence of the model RefSeq protein was modified relative to this genomic sequence to represent the inferred CDS: substituted 2 bases at 2 genomic stop codons), with protein MDPYGYNPFGYNNSEGQTSNTFDHFAYNIDGTSSFNTNVELSYIFNPFPQSSYENNFCIQSNHAYQYDFEIPNETEEDESNLLDWQTVCRAAAYTLVYYYESFVHKEPCHDSIRTGGKLIDEIMKGNEIRCYQDFRMSKDIFISFCRILVDRYGLVPTQGMSEYEEVGIFLMTVAHGCGNRLMQEMWNHSGETISRHFHSVLQAVCRLASDYIKSASNYNTGCGYHTPQHERYHPYFEDAIGAIDGTHIKCRVKETERTPYFGRKGYATQNILAICDFNLCFTFAWGGWEGGAHDSRILNEATTQGNLNFPHPSGNKFYLVDAGYAHKKGYMAPYKGSSIRYHLADFRRGDGSERVPRNPKEKYNHLHSSCRMVIEXTFGVXKARFAILANMPMYKIDTQTDIVLSTMAIHNYIRKSNCSDSAFRTAERESYIPPDSTTTTNRSRESEIDETDYDGRWIALRDSIANSIHNRA; from the exons ATGGATCCATATGGTTATAACCCTTTTGGTTATAATAATTCCGAAGGTCAGACTTCTAATACATTTGATCATTTTGCTTATAATATTGATGGTACGTCTTCTTTTAATACAAATGTAGAGCTTTCTTATATATTTAATCCTTTTCCTCAATCTTCGTACGAGAATAATTTTTGTATCCAGTCAAACCATGCATATCAATACGATTTTGAAATTCCGAATGAAACTGAGGAAGATGAGTCAAATTTGTTGGATTGGCAAACGGTTTGTCGTGCTGCTGCTTACACATTGGTGTATTATTATGAAAGTTTTGTACACAAAGAGCCATGTCATGATTCAATTAGAACGGGAGGTAAATTAATTGACGAAATAATGAAAGGGAATGAAATTCGTTGTTATCAAGATTTTCGTATGTCTAAAGATATTTTTATAAGTTTTTGTCGAATATTAGTAGATCGTTATGGGTTGGTTCCCACACAAGGCATGTCTGAATATGAGGAAGTAGGGATCTTCTTAATGACTGTTGCGCATGGGTGTGGGAATCGTTTAATGCAAGAAATGTGGAATCACTCTGGTGAGACTATTAGTCGACATTTTCATTCTGTTCTACAAGCTGTTTGCAGACTGGCAAGTGATTACATTAAATCGGCTTCAAATTATAATACGGGATGTGGTTATCATACACCTCAACATGAACGATATCATCCATATTTTGAA GATGCTATTGGAGCTATTGATGGTACTCATATTAAATGTCGAGTAAAAGAAACAGAGCGTACACCCTATTTTGGTCGAAAGGGATACGCCACTCAAAATATTCTAGCAATCTGTGATTTTAACTTGTGCTTTACTTTTGCTTGGGGGGGCTGGGAAGGGGGAGCACATGATAGTCGTATTTTAAATGAGGCTACAACTCAAGGGAATCTGAATTTTCCACATCCAAGTGGAAACAAATTCTATCTTGTAGATGCAGGTTATGCACACAAAAAAGGATACATGGCTCCGTATAAAGGTTCAAGCATTAGATATCATCTTGCAGATTTTCGTCGGGGTGATGGCAGTGAACGTGTACCACGAAATCCTAAAGAAAAATATAATCATCTTCATTCTTCTTGCAGAATGGTTATTGAGTGAACATTCGGGGTGTAGAAAGCTAGATTTGCTATTTTAGCAAATATGCCGATGTATAAGATAGATACGCAAACTGATATCGTTCTGTCCACGATGGCGATTCATAACTACATTAGAAAATCAAATTGTAGTGACAGCGCATTTCGCACGGCCGAAAGAGAAAGTTATATTCCTCCAGATTCTACTACAACAACTAATAGGAGTCGAGAATCCGAGATAGATGAAACTGACTATGACGGTAGGTGGATTGCGCTGCGTGATAGTATCGCTAATAGTATTCATAACAGAGCATAA